A single region of the Gossypium arboreum isolate Shixiya-1 chromosome 12, ASM2569848v2, whole genome shotgun sequence genome encodes:
- the LOC108478691 gene encoding HVA22-like protein e has product MGRLWTLLSNLHSLAGPLVMLLYPLYASVIAIESPGKDDDEQWLAYWILYSLLTLTEMVFQSVLEWIPIWYSVKLVLMAWLVLPQFRGAAFIYERYVREQMKKYGILRDHHHHHSGSPDGKGKKKFVQFIVPKKGEQEAY; this is encoded by the exons ATGGGTCGTTTATGGACTTTGCTTTCAAACCTTCATTCATTAGCCGg GCCTCTGGTGATGTTGCTGTATCCCTT ataTGCATCGGTGATAGCAATAGAAAGTCCAGGCAAGGATGATGATGAACAGTGGCTCGCTTATTGGATTTTGTATTCATTGCTGACTTTAACAGAGATGGTGTTTCAATCAGTCTTGGAGTG GATACCAATTTGGTACTCGGTGAAGCTGGTGTTGATGGCATGGCTGGTGTTACCACAGTTCAGGGGGGCGGCTTTCATATATGAAAGGTATGTGAGAGAGCAAATGAAGAAATATGGGATTTTGAgagatcatcatcatcatcatagcGGTTCTCCAGATGGAAAGGGCAAGAAGAAGTTTGTTCAGTTCATAGTCCCCAAGAAA GGGGAGCAGGAAGCTTACTGA